Proteins encoded within one genomic window of Terriglobales bacterium:
- a CDS encoding lmo0937 family membrane protein, with protein sequence MLWTIVVILLILWLLGFGFHVGGSLVHLLIVIAVVVVIINLLSGRRD encoded by the coding sequence ATGTTGTGGACCATCGTCGTGATTCTTCTAATCCTTTGGCTCTTGGGCTTCGGTTTCCACGTGGGAGGAAGCCTGGTACACCTGCTGATCGTCATCGCGGTTGTGGTCGTCATCATCAACTTGCTGAGCGGGCGTCGCGATTGA